The window aaaataaataaaaataaaaaacaattcgttagaataaaaaaatacacgTATTGCGCACACTGCTTCTGCATGAACAAATACCGTAAATAAAGTTGTTATTATGTCAATGACGTCACCAGTTACTGATTGAAACGCCTTGATCGGTGCTGATTGGGACGTTGTCCCGAAATAGTAATCTCTGATTGGTTTTCCTAAACGTCAATCAAAACAATTTGTTCAATTCGCTTGTTGACAGGGGCCGCCCATAAATATCCACACGTTTTACGATTGGTCGACTCGTTTCAGCAACTTCTTCGCTATTGGTCCGTAAAGCGGCCAATCACCGCCTCTCCTTCCGCAGAAGCCAAGATAACAAGCTGAGTGATATTTTCACAACGAAAGCGGTGATGTTTCAGAGGCAAAGAGATACCGCTGTGAACAGTTTTGGCAAGCCACCACGGACGTGAGACAAGAATTTAGTTTCTTTTAGACCTTTATTGAATGTATCCATGTCGCTGTACAGCTATATAGATGTTAACGTTTTGAATGAGTCGACCTCGTTATCATTCAGGACCATATGTTGAGAAAACCGAGCGGAGGAAAAAGAAACGACAGTTTGAGAGGCTGTCTGGACCTGGAGGACGAAGCAGTTAGCCTTATAGTAACTTACAACTGTGCTGCCAACAGGGATACACACACTCCAAGTGACATCGCCAACGCATAGCACACGGAACAGAGGATAATCTGGCCGAGGATAACCTTGTGAATCTCCTGGCGTCGAGAAGGAGATATATTAGTTGGCTTGGTGCGAAGATAACACCTGACTACGGCGACGTTTGCCAATACTGTCAGCTCAGAAtagatagaaaaacaaaacaaacgtCCAGCCACCGTCCAGGTAATGTTACCGATCAgttttctgctctgttttcgtaaaacacacacacacacacacacaggcacacttgCATGTTTAGTATTGCTGACTTATTGGCTCATCACACTTGGAAATAAACTGTATCCAACCTTAACAAACCAGCTTGGAATCAATGTGATCTCCTTAAATACACTGCTGCCTTCACCACCATTTTATAGTAAATCGATGCGTGGCACCATTCTGTCTCCATGGCTGGGAGATTATGGactattttgggaaatatgggaagcaaatgtatgtattttactgCTGTATGCTCCTTTAGGGTTGTGACAGCACCCTGCAGAAGTAGTATTCATAGATTACAAGTGGCTATAAAAAGCAGTCACTCTAAATTATCTCAGGTACACCCAGTTGTTTACATAAGTGGCAGGTAATTAAGCTGAATTAACGTCACCTGTGTGTACTCGAGATGTGACAAGTCTTAATATACCTGTACCTGGAGGGTCTAAAAGCTGGTTAGCCAGTTTTCTTTCACTTGTCATAAAGCAATGGACCATTCCATTGAAAAACATGCATTATGAAGTTGTTGAAAAATACCACTTACAGGGATGATACACAACATTTTCAAGGCTTTGAATATCTCTCAAAGTATTGGCAATTATGAAAGATGGAAACAGCTGTAAGTCTGCTAAAGGTAGTTTAAAAAAGTGTCTGTTCATGACTACTGGTGAGGGAGGCCACCAAGAGTTCTGTGGCAACCCTGTGCCTCCTTTAGATTTACCACTTTCATGGATGAGATCAGAACCAGGCAACAGTAATCATTTATAGTCTTAAAGGGGAAAGCcagtgttggaaaaaaaactcacatgATAGTTGGACTAGTGTTTGCCAGAATGCATGTGGAAGACtctaaaataaagtggaaaaCAGCTCTATAGTCTAATGAGACCAGAAATTTCGCTTGCAGGTATAGGCCAAACATCCCACATTAGCAGAAACACACTATTCCCACTTTGAGTGGACACACCATGCTGTTTGGATGCTCTTCTGCAGCTTCACCTGGGAAGCTTGTAGGGGGTATAATGAAAGTAGCAAAATGCAATTATAGCAAAAGAATAGCAATTTTGGGACAGCAATTCCTAATATTAAACCAAACCTGCACAGGAATGCCTTTTAACAGTCCTGGAGTGGCCACATCCAGCCCTCAATCTAATCAAGAATCTGTGGCAGGATTTAAAATGAGCTGTTTACTCACAGTTCCCATGAAACTTGTAAGAGCTTTAGCAGTTTAGTGACTAAAATATGGAGAAAAGGTGCTTTGCATGGATGTGTGATGGTGGGAAATATAATCCACAGCACATTGTCATAATATGACATAATGATCCATTTCTCCCTACTCAAAAAGGCTTGTGTAGTTATGCCAGGTCAAATTACAAAGTGGTTGCTAAAGAAATATGATGAATGAGAATAAATCGTTGCATTCCTGGAGGACATTTTATCATCTTGACCAACCAGTTTTGGTGTCACCAAAAAGGTGCTCTGTTGACATCTCCAGTACTGGCTGCTGCAATTCAAAGACACCTGGAATATCTAAAGGTTTGCCTTGGGTGGGGGTCCAGCTGCAGGGTAGAAGAGGGAAACCCTTTTAAGTCAATACTGTCTGAGTGGTTGTGGAGCCTCGAGGCAGGCGGGGAACAAACACTCATCAGGGTCAGGGCTATATCTTTTTTATTATCCCGGCTGGAGAGGGCCATGCGTTCCGGAGAGGGGAATTGatagtgttttttaaaaaaggcagcagCCTGGCTTTTGTCCGCAGTCCCGGAAAACCCCTGCTTTTTCACTTTACAAAAGACAAGTGAATGCTTAGAGAGAACATCATTCAAGAGTGCTGTGGCATGCATCTGCTCTTGTGGTGTTTTCCGTGTGATGAATCTGCTAGTGTGGCAAATTtgtgtttcacttgttttaGAGAGCCCAGATGCTCTTTCGAGGAGGTTATTTCTGTTCTCTCGCTCACTCTCAGCTCTCAAAAGCAATATCTACAGTTGTGACATGGATTTATGTCTCTATTTTAACCATTCTCACTCTCTTATCGCAGTGTTTTAAGGATGAACCACTTATCCCTCAGCGAGCTATGTTGCCTGTTCTGCTGTCCACCGTGCCCCAGCAAGATAGCCTCAAAGCTGGCCTTCCTGCCACCAGAGCCCACTTACAGCCTCATGTGCGACGAGAGCGGCAGCCGATGGACGCTTCACCTCTCAGAGCGTGCTGACTGGCAGTACTCGGCCCGCGAGAAGGACGCCATCGAGTGTTTCATGACGCGCACCTCGAGAGGGAACCGGATTGCCTGCATGTTTGTCCGCTGCTCACCCAACGCCCGTTACACACTACTATTCTCCCACGGAAACGCAGTGGACTTGGGCCAGATGAGTAGCTTCTACATCGGCCTGGGTTCACGGATCAACTGCAACGTTTTCTCCTACGACTACTCGGGTTACGGGGCCAGTTCTGGGAAGCCCTCAGAGAAGAACTTGTACGCTGATGTCGACGCCGCCTGGCAGGCACTCCGGTCACGGTAAGAagagatgatgaggatgaggatgaggatggatggatggatggaggagagatgagagaacTTGTACATAGATGTTGGCAAAGCCTGTAGAGTGATTGATCTGTAGAGATAAATGCGCTGAAATAAGAGTAACCGAAAAGCACATAGACCCTGATATTGATTTACTTTGGAGTGGAGATATGAGCCTCTCAAGTGTAGCTCCTCTGTGTGAGGCACTCAGTGACAGCAGGAATACTTAAAGTCAAATAAAACGTAAATGGTGATGTAGATCAGGCTTGACAACCACCAAGCTTCGTTAACCCAGTTAAGATTATCAAATACATTGCAtaattgtagtttttatgtAATCAAGTTTGTTAAAATTGGGGAAGAGGAAGTCACTCAACACAGATGTAAataggtgaaaataaaaattgtgtAAACCTTCCCGGACAATGTGTTACAATAATTTCAGTGGCTTTATAGTGTAGCAGGTTAACTCAGGCCTGTCGTAATTTTTCCTCCACATCTCATAAGCCATAAATTAAACTGTCAGCTGTGTAAACAGTGAGAAAAGATTCATATTAATAGCAGCTCCCCGTTCATGTCATTCTGGTTGACAGCTTTGCATCGGTAGCAAGAGATGAtgttatgaataaaaacaatgggccagtgttcttgttttttcaaGCTGTGCACGTCCACAGCTACGAAGACGTTTCACTCAGTGCCAAATTAAATGGGGGACCGCTGAAATAAAAGCAGAtgtgatacaaaatcagaagaAACCACGCTGATTCGATTGTTACAATTGAGAAATGATAGCAAGGTAGATGAACTAaatcagaaacacagagaaacaggacAAGTGAGAGTGAGAAGATGAAGCGAAGAGTCTACAGAAGGAGCCGGgcggatggatgaatggatcgGACCTGATAAAATCATGGGTGGAGATGACGAAGAATGGTAGTTTAGTAGGCAAGACATGATGCTCCTGTGGGCGATAACGAGGGAGCGTGGTTTCTAGGACTATGCTGGCCGACCATGTGTAGGTGTGAGTGGGTGCTCCGCTGCATCTTATTGCTCTGTAGGCTATGAATAGACTAAAAATCAGTTCACTGATACATTTATCGTCTTCCGCTGATTGGTTATCAGTATCTGTGATTTTTGAGCTGACACACCTTCAGATTACTGCAGTTATGTATTTAGTTTTGTAGTGAACAGCTATTAAGTACTTCAATCTGGTGGTGTCTGCATTAAGTAACCTGTTTTTATAGGGCTGTAATGACAATGAAATAAGTCGATACCTGGGCTTATCAGTGGTTAAACATTGCCGTCTAACCACTGATACCAACTGTCTAAAGGAATATTTCTACAGCATTTTAATTCATATTGTTGAAAAAATGGATTTAGAGTAAACTCATAGAAAACATATGTTCTTATTCTACCTCCATGATATACCAAAAtctataaaattaaaagaaatgacaacaaaaaagacAGTATGGGTGGATAGATGTTGCGTCTTTGAAAAATCCCTTAGTCCTTTCTCCCATATAAGGGGGAAGGACCACAGGATCAGCAAAGTTCACCAGTCTGTCCGACACCATCTCCCTCACTTCCTTCCATACATGTATCAGAACCTTTGCTGTATCGACTTCCACACTCTCGTCATCTCCTTCTATTGTCCTTTGTAACTTGCCTCTTTctatttgtatttctatttgtCTTCTGAGCTGGTTGGCCAGAAGGGCATCTATATCGGGGGTCCCACAAACCCATAAtacattcacatacagtactgtgctgACATTTAAGGCACTTTTAGATGTTTaaattctgcagcatgacatcaACCCCAAACATAAAGCCAGACTCATAAAGAACTTCTGCAGTGACAAGAAGAATACAGAGTCCTAATCTCAACACCATCAAGTCAGTTTGGGGTTACATGAAAAGCAACAGAGACAACCTGTCTGCCAAGTATCTTGACAAAggttttttcagtttattacacTTCCTATGaagttaaatgataaataaaaactattcattgCATTATGTTTGAAAACATACTCggttttagtgcctaaaacatttgcacagtactgtatgtatgcaagACACATACGCTACACACCTATTCTGACAGGACAGGATTTGGAGGGGGAGTGgaaggtgtgtctgtgtgtgtgtgtgtgtgtgtgtgtgagagagagagagagagaaaataatgtgTCCATCATGTTTGTGCCCTTTTGTTTATGTAGATGAGGGGAAAATAAAAGTTCATCCAGTAGGCCTGGTTGTTTTTGTATACTTCCTGCTGGAAGACAAACAAATGactaggaggaggaggagagagggggtaATATCAGCTCAAGGCAAATTAAAAAGGCTGGACAAGAAGAGCCAAAGTACTGTGAATCAATCACAAGGAGAAGTAGGCTCGTAGTGTGGAGTGCTCCTCCTGTGTCAGTGCTGACGTGGGTGTAAACTCTCTCTGTGGTAAATGCAAGTGTTGCACTGCAGAAATGTAAAAGTGGAGATAGAGAACATCGATAATCGGtaacaaaatgttaatgttcCTGTGTCAGCACTATTTCCAGTTTATAGAATATACCAGTTGGTCTTCTTTTTAAATAAGGAAGCTGGCAAGTTAAACAGGAAACTCTTGATCATAAAGGTACTGCATACAGGAAATAGGCCACTGCTGTGAAGAAGAACCAGCTTTTCTTGGGATCAGACATTGTCTACGTGCATTTGTATGCAGGATCCAGGACATTCCTTCGCTTCAGCGTTTAAGCCTTAATGCgtcttgtgttttaatgcttcATCGCCATGCTGCCACacaaacagttttgtcaaagcTTCAAGTTAGTTGTTGGATCTGAAAGGACAGCAGACCAAAGCATATGACAGGCCTTCAGGACAGCATGAAAcccttctccttttttttttttttctttccataacGTCACCACACTTCTCAAATGCAAATggactgcagtgtgtgtttagctACTGTGTTCTGCTCTtggtttttctcattttattctacttttccagcttactttttttttttttggatacaCCAAGGAATCTCCTGCACCCACATAGTCGTGACCACCAGTGTAGAATATTAGTTTAGAAATCTCATTTAATCTGAGCTGTGCAGAACATCCGCTTTATCAAATTATGCTTGGTGATTTGTGTGCGGGCCAGGTCATTGGTAACAGCAAATGCAAAACCTTACTGTTAGCTGTTTTAATGTTAGCTTAGGCATATAGTTTTGATAAAAAttttgcatgtgcatgtttgagaCAAGTTCCTCTGACTCACGTCTTGTTTGTCTGGGTAAGTGAAATTTGAATAACAGCACTAAGATCATAGTCCAGCTCCATACGGCACTACCTAATTTGCTCAGGCCAGCGTAACCTTTACACTTAGATCAGGGGTGAAACTGAAGCCTCTGCGTTCGTAATAGCTATAACACGCACTTCTGCTTCTGTTTATCAAAAGAAGCAGAGCAGGTATCGGCCCTACATCAGTCTCAGACTGTGTATCCATGCCTTTTGTAGGTTAATCTCAGGGGATACCTCTTCAGAATCAAACGAGAGGCTTCCAGGAACAGGGGAAATAACTTGATATTGAAGAAGCCTCAACATGTGTGCATGCTGTATGTCCCGTGCCTTGTGGTCTCATGGTTATCAGCCCCTCAGCGAAGTTAGACTGAGTTCCCTCTGGCTGTCACAGTAAAGACGTTGTTCCTCGTTCGCAATGCCTTGTTATGTGTTTACACAGTTGTAATTATACAGGCGTCTATCAGTCTTAATGTCACTGTCCAGGATCAGGTCAGGAGATACCGAGGCAATGCGAGGTTTTAGGATTTTGTTTCTGTAGATGATTCATCTTAGCAAAGTCAACTTATTTGTGAATATCTGATCCGAGTCTGAATCTCAACCTGTGGTGACGTTTACTTTCGGGAACCTCATCCCACTCAGTCCTTAGTGAGAGAGCTCAGAAGAATAAATGTCAGAATGATGGTGATCGGAGATCTCAAAAGAAAACTGCTTGATGTTAGACTGTACCTCGACAGAAATCCAGGCATTTGGAGACACCACAATACAGACACTTGCAATAAATTGAACTGACAGAGTATCACAGGGTTCAAAAAGGACTTTCAGCAATATTATGTAATGAGTTGATATGGCTGCTTTTATGGCACACAAGGCACTTTGGAGATGGGGCCAGGCACAAGGATATCTTGCTCtggacattttatttatccTACTCATACccagaaatagaaaatgataAAGATAAGACCACAAGTTTGTTCTCAAAGTCCATTTTGCATACTTGTTTTGGTCTAACCAAATgataaatgtaaagtttgtgGCTGGGATACATCAATCAGCAGTAACAgtctctttttcctttgttgCCACATCCGTGCCACTTTATCTTTCCATGAGAGCTCTGTCTCTCCAGTTATATACTATATCAATGTCCCCGCTGTCAGAATTATCAACACTAGCTTCTTATGTTTGCCACTCATCAAACTTTTTTTAGTTGGTGATACTCTGCTAAAGTCTCCAAACACCTGACATAGTATCAGCTCAACACAGAGAGAATGAAATTAAGGATGTTTCATCAACCATTCAGGGATAAttgtcaaaattttaaaaaaaaaagagactcaTGGCTCATTCATGGACACAAAATAACAAGCTCAGAGGGATTtattaacagaaaatgtgaaagtaACCTCATTAACTGTTCTTTGAATATTTAGTTTCCTTCCACACTTGGCCTCTTTTTGTATGTGGTTAATCTTTTAATTCAGAACCTACACAgcttagtaaaaaaaaaaaaaaaaaagggcccTTGTATCATGTATTATCTGCCTTTTTGACTCAGCTGTCTGTACCAAATTCATAATTGTGTGATAGAGGGAGCAGTCTTTTGACCTTGCTGAACATGAATCAACTAGATTGTGTTTATCACATCAAAAGGTCTCCCTGCACGGCCTCGCATTAGTCGGCAGCCTACATCCCCTCGTGCAAGTCTCTCATGTTAGATCAGACGCACAGCCTGAAGAAGAGAGAGGCCCtcgcatctctctctctcactctctctctctgcttgtagtgctgtctgtgtctctctgtattttttttttctgattatttgacattttgagcacaccagatcttgtttttttttttttttttttctgcttctgttgctgtttttcaatctcttttttccccttatgATTCAGCTGATAGAAAGTTCACCCTCTCTTGAGTGTTGACACACTTGCGTAGGATGCTTTCGCTTTATTCCATAGTCATATGACAGCAGGCAACCACCTGTTTGACTACTGTCTATCCAGAGCTGCTCAGCCTggcacgcagacacacacacgctcctcCCGCGTTCTTTTGTTGAGGCACGGTGGATGAGGCACTCCCTTCACCTGAGCAGGGAGTGGGTCATATGATTCACTTAATGTGAGTCAGCATACCACGGATTACACATACTGACAGGGGGGATGTGTCaggtgtgcgtgtctgtgtgtgtgtgtgtgtgtgtgtgtgtgtgtgtgtgtgtgtgtgtgtgtcttggacAGAGTTTCACTGTATCATTTTCTTTGCCCTCTGCGATGGAGGCGGGCCAGCAGTCAATCCTGCAAGTCTAATATTGAGTGGTAGCCTAGCAACCGATTTCCAATGAGCTTTCAGACCAAGGTCTTCCCACACTGCAGCCAATAAAAACAAACGGGGAATACTCACTTCCTGGTCAATCATCATATTGATCCAAATCAGAACGCCATCCTTCAACTCAGGTGGTCAATGATGAAGAGAACTTCTCTCAAACATGGACAATCCATCATGTATATGAATTGTGTACTTTACTCGACTCGAAATATCTGTAGACAAAGGCTGCAGTGTCTGTTGGGTGGAGCGCCGTCGCTCACCTGATTGCCCTCTTTACCACAGAACAACAGGAGCAGAGCTTAGTAGCATTTGCAGATCATATACTGTAATTATTGTCCTCATATCTTAATATTAAATTCACTCTTACTCgcttttttaatgtgtgtaagCATCGAGTAACAAATACACTCTTAAGACAAATCTTAATGGACAAACATAGAATGGAAAGAAATGAGTAATAGGCGCTAAACAAAATAACAGATCATTGAAGGCTTCAGTGAAGGATCCCCCGCTGTAGTGCAGATGGTACACTAATCTGTGCAAAATGCCTGTACATATGTTCAGGATATCTTCAAATATCTATTAGTCATAGTGAGTGCTATGGGATGAGAATATTTTTGGTCTTCGGGGAGCAAGAGGTGGGCAGCCAAGAGGGAGCGAGAGACAGAataggggaaggagggaggatgtGATGCATAATAGATTGGATTTGTGTCAGGAGACTAAATTGATGAAGGTTTGGGGGGAGGGGTGTAACCATGGAGCATGGCTGGCAATGGCTCGGCGAGGTCTATTCAAGCTGAAATGCAAAGGAGCAAATTGTAGGCTTGTGGTAGCCGGtccggggggtggggggtgggttGGTCGTAGTGCCGTTTAAACATGAGTGCAGCTGTAGATCTGTGCTGCAGTTGTCTTCCTCCTTTGCATGGCCTTCTCTGgatgtgtgagaggaaaaagCCACAATGATCTTCCAACAGTGCCAAGAGAACACAGTGGGAAAGTGCTTAGAGTGACCTTGTCATATTCATCGAGTTTCTATGTGTGTCCTCAAGCTGAACACTCCCACTCGCCCAGTTGCTCTGGATAATAACATCGGTTGTGTGCTATAAGACAACCACGCCAATGTATGTTTGGGGAAATCATGTCATGTCACCTGATGGATCAGCCTGTCAAATGGTTTCAATTTACCCTCCCTGCATAAGCCTCATATTGTTGTGACATCCATGTGGTGAGGTGTTTATGTGTCTCAGGATTGGTCAGGCTTTAGTGGCCTGATATAGTGAAGAACATTGACTAGATAAGCATAAGTTAAAGGTGATAACAGATAACATTACACTGataaaaatattcataacaGTAAACAAGTGATAATCTGTAGTGACGAGAGCTCCAATCTGTGACTCTTGTTAACAGGTGACAGCCAGGAGCGTTACAGTGCTCTGTTGAGCAAATTAAACACTCTGAATGTATAATGATCGAATGCTGCCTGTGAGCAGTAAAAGGAAagtaaacaagcaaacagccCCCTAACCAAGCAATTTACTGTCATCTCTCCTGGGAGGAGTTCATATTGAAACATCTATGCCTAAACCAACAAAATGGCGGTCATCTCTCAGACTGCTTTACTTGTTCTGGTCTTTGTCTGTCTACCTCTCAGCAGAGTTCACAGCTCCCAACAGCAGGAAGTGAGATGGATTTTATCGAACATCCCCCTGTTCTTAAGCTGAGTTAGCACCTAACTTACCTGTCGCTGTCTTTTAGCTGAGCCTAAACCTTGTTATTCAGACTTCACTTTACTAAAACTCGCTAAGCCAAAGAGGAGTCAgtaactttttctttctgtcactgtttttgtcaaattaacacaaaaacatataaaagtagGATTGAAATTATCTGCTCGTCATCAGGGAAGTGGATAATTGTTGGGATGAAGGGTTTCTACCTCTCTCCGCCTGTTTTCTAGACACTTTTGAAGCTGAATGAATTCTGCATTCACATCGGTTAGGCTTTTTTCTATGGCACCTTTTTGAAATTTCACAGTATATGGTATATTTAtctgcaaataaaatgtttgaatcAGTTTTTCGGGGAGTTTTTTTCCAAAGCTGTCAGGCCACATCAGAAACGACAAAGGTGTCACTTTTGAAACAGTTTGTAAAAAGACTTGAGATTTTTGGCCTCACCCCCTCTATTCTTCACCTCCCTTGAACAGctacattattttgtttaatgagAGATAAGCTTTCAGCCCACGAAAGCTGTGTGTATTATATTCAGTCAACCTTGAGAGTTAATGGTGCTGTTAACACAGCATCACCCAAACGTCTGCGGTAACACTTTCCCATGCCATGCCAGTATTTTCACCCCTATTTATACTCCGCGAAGGCCAACTGACACACCAACGGTAAACAAGTCCTATATTCCTACTAATGACATCTGTGAGCGAGACTGCGCCTGCGTGTGTACATTTCCATACTCCGTCTGAAGTCGATGCGCCTGTGCTTATGTTAAGTCTTTTGGCACTTTATAGTAGCAGGCCTACATTACTGCAGAGTACTTCTGCAAAGGTTGTGTATGTATAGTTCCAAATTATAATAATCCATCTCAGTTGGATGTGTCAGACTTCAGGTGCTCATGTATTGTTCATCACTGTGTATTATAAGACTGCAGCGGCAGAGGCTTTAATGTTAGGCCTGTAATGTTAGTGTTCCTAATTTTAATAATAGCGTGCAGAGGTTTTGTCAGGCTGGTTGTAGCTGTTTACTATACACTATCCAGCAGTACAGTGGTAGAGACAGTGATGCAGTGTTCTCAGACTAGGTTTCAGGTCGTCAGCTGACTAGCTGCTTGCTAGAGTGGGTCACGTTCTCTATAATCAGCTGTGGAATGTCTTCCCTttttattcctctctctctccgtttctCCCTCACTCTCAATCTAGTATCAGTGTCTCTTTCGCTCTCTTTCTGCTCATTTTGCTCTCgttcccctcctccccttttGGAGTCACGGTACTACAGTGGGGGGTCTTCTATTAGACTGCTTTGAAAAGTGAGAACCTCGCCTGTATCGCATCTTTGTGCTTGTTTCAGGAGGCCGTACAATCACTGAGTCAGGCAGGATGTTTCATCCGATAATAGAGAATGAGTAAGTCTCAGTGAGCACACAGGTTTGTGTTTGCTTATAGAACAGCGTGTAGCGGAAATGAGAGAATGACTGGACACTAATTAACAGTGTGAATGTACCATGTGATGGGTAAAAAGCAGAACTGGACCATCGTGATTAAAGCGAGCAGCCGGTTTGTCCTTTTACTatgaaaatcacatttcagCCTTTCCTCTTTCAATTTTGCCAGCCAAGCTGCTCTTTATCATTATCAAAAAGGCCAACCTGGACGCCTGCCAGCGTCTGGTAGAGCAAACAGATTATCTAAATATGGGTGGATACTAGTAGTGTAAACATCTTGTTCCTGATCACCGAAAATGTGATATTCACAtattctgtgtctctctctcgcAGGTATGGCATTCGGCCAGAGAACGTGATCGTGTACGGTCAGAGCATTGGCACCGTGCCCTCGGTGGACCTGGCTTCTCGCTATGAGAGCGCCGCAGTCGTCCTCCACTCCCCGCTCACCTCTGGCATGAGAGTGGCCTTCCCTGACACCAAGAAGACCTACTGCTTTGACGCCTTCCCAAAGTGAGTGCACTGTACAGACAGATGGCATGTGTGAAGGCCAGGCTAAATGTATCACATATTGCATTCGCTGAAAGGCACACAGCCTCcctgcacaaataaacagagtacacatgcttttaaaatacagcGCTGTATGAATGAACTTGCatcaaggaaaaaaacacacacacacaaagcttgTAAAAATGGTCCATAAATTTAGATGTCAAATCAAttccaagtgtttttttttttttcttattgagTCACagctcttaaaaaaaaaaaaaaaaaaaaaaatagactcaGTAGCTCCCTCTGGTGGGAGTTGGCGAACTAGTTCTTGGTGAATTTTAATTGATGGGGTTTATAATGACAGtactcatttatttttcttttatcttcacGTGTTTCCCTACATAACCCGTCGTTTCCTTCTCTCCCCCAAAGCATCGACAAGATTTCGAAGGTGACGTCACCGGTGCTGGTGATCCACGGTACAGAGGACGAGGTCATCGACTTCTCCCACGGCCTGGCGCTGTACGAACGTTGCCAGCGCCCCGTGGAGCCGCTCTGGGTGGAGGGGGCCGGACACAATGACGTGGAGCTCTATGGACAGTACCTGGAGAGACTCAAACAGTTCGTCGCACATGAGCTGGTCAACTTGTAGAGGAGCTGGGGGGAAGGGgtggggagggaggaagagaagaaagcaTTGGTTTGTCAGGAGAGGCTGGATAATGGACAGGGGgtgcagttttcttttttttttcatgaagtgAT is drawn from Thunnus albacares chromosome 2, fThuAlb1.1, whole genome shotgun sequence and contains these coding sequences:
- the abhd17b gene encoding alpha/beta hydrolase domain-containing protein 17B codes for the protein MNHLSLSELCCLFCCPPCPSKIASKLAFLPPEPTYSLMCDESGSRWTLHLSERADWQYSAREKDAIECFMTRTSRGNRIACMFVRCSPNARYTLLFSHGNAVDLGQMSSFYIGLGSRINCNVFSYDYSGYGASSGKPSEKNLYADVDAAWQALRSRYGIRPENVIVYGQSIGTVPSVDLASRYESAAVVLHSPLTSGMRVAFPDTKKTYCFDAFPNIDKISKVTSPVLVIHGTEDEVIDFSHGLALYERCQRPVEPLWVEGAGHNDVELYGQYLERLKQFVAHELVNL